agACAGACTTTagtaagtaataataataaatacatattgGATATACTTCAtcctttatttgtgtgtgcagcatgtcaatacatacatacagtaacatATGAAGAAAGGAAAAGCATACATTTCGTGGTGGAGGGAGAAGGGGTTGGGGTtgcagggggaggggaatgggcgAATGTTATCTGTAATCAATGATCACTTTTGCTCGATCTCTTCGAATCGGCCAAAATTGTAAGAAaagtttgtatttgttttttatttataatggaatgcataACGGGCCTGTAATAAGCTATTCGAGTCAtcaaattgtttgatattaaaaaCGCAGTAGCTGACTAATCCCATTCACTTTCAAACACAGATGAAAAAGTTGGAAATTTGCAATACATTCATATTGGAGTTTTTTTACGCATTCAATAGCACTGTGGAAAAGTTTCTTTGAGATTTCCTTATTTTATAATGAGTTACTTGCGTTCATTAGGTGAGcagcaatagaaaataaaaGTACCGTAGTATCTATATCAAGGTTAGAACTGCATTTACATGTATGTCCATTGATTCTGTAATGGTTTATTGATTGAAACAGACATGACACGCAAAGTGTGAAGGCATTCTGGCGTATGAAGACATGTAATTTTATTGGTAATTGTAATGTTGCCAACGTAATGCACATCAACAACAGCGATTAAGACATggtttgaaattattattaaatgtaatACACAAATTTAATTATATGAAAGTAAATCAATTGGCAAATTACGGAAAGCAGTCGTGTTGCGGCGCATGTTAAGCAATGAATGGTTCAAACCCTTTGGTGAGATGAATTACTTTCAATAGTATCGTTTTAAGCTGAAAACTaagctactttttttttataaatcaaaGAATGAAAAATTTAGACGCCAAGGGGTTCATTCTGATACACATttatacaataaataaatacaattagTGCTTAATGCCAGTTTTTGCTAACAAATATTTCGtgtgattttgaagaaaaaatgggTGTACAGCCGTATAGAAGTAGCTCAATTCTTCTCCAACTGAATGAGGAAAGTACCCCGACTGATCCATTTACCCCGACTGACCATCTAAGGTAgaggtggggaggagggggagggggtgcatgGTCTCTGTGAGCGAGTATTATGAATTACGCTCATACCTCAAAAGGAAGAAGTGTGCTTTATGTTTCCCGTAGCTAAATTAACGCTGACCAAACTTCAATGCATCTTTCAAAGGGTTTAACCGTGATATTTCTGCTCCTCTTGACTCCTCGTGACTTGACTCTCCGAAATAGCTGGGTCTACTTCAATTAATTTCCTTTTGTCTTGCACACATACTAATTGTTAAACTACTGTTTCAATAGATAACACTATACACTTTTACTGGTAAGTAGCACGTTGGCTATGGTACGTAATTTTTCTATTTctcaaatgaaaatgtttagcCGCGACGAAGCCGAAAGTTTGTTCATTAAATCCTCCGAATCGACACAATTTCCTCAACTATGTTCGATTCGTTAATGTACTCTAAAATGCAATAATCCAAAAACAAGCAAAGATAAACAAGATTTAGTATCTAATATTGAATGATATCTTCATTTTAATGTAGTTTTTACCAAATGTATTAATAATCTGGTGAAtggttatatattattatttatagtaACACTTTATATGGTAAAGGGTTTGCTCGACTTACTGTGAAGTACTGTGTTAACAGTTAAAAGGATCATGTTCACGGGTGTTTCAAAGtgtctatatatttgtatttatggGGGAGGTGGTGGTAAGGGATGTTATACATACTTATAGGcaaaatcgttttttttttttttttttttggtaaatgaATTTATAGGCTGGCTGCCTTCCACTATATGTATCACGTTATGAGATTATTTTTGTATGTGGAGTAAGGAATGTATCTTACTGATGAAATTCCCCCAGttatgttcaaatcattaatgTACTCTAAAATGCAATAATCTAGAAACAGGCAAATATGAACATGATCATTATTAGCCTATGATTTCTTGAATTCGATgtaatttttggcaaatttattAATACTTGGGTTGATGGTTATTTATTACTATTTGTAGTAACACTTTGGTAAGTTGTATGGTAGTTGACAGTTATATTGGTAATAACCTGGCAGAGATCATGAATATGTTTACAGGTTTATCAACGTGACTATATATTTCTATGaataagggtgggggggggggacaagctTCTTTCAATTAAAGGTGCTAACATTATTATATTTGTCATCAGCTTACTGTTGTTTAAACATtcaacacacatacagtacaaagGATTTACTCTCAGGGTGGATAAATTACTTGAAATTTATTCTTCTTCAGTATTCGTCATTCgcaaatattatcaaaaaaCAGTTATCAGTTTTGACAAAGAGGTATATTTAAAGTTATTCGTCAAGtgaaattattttttcattgtGTTCGAAAGTTGTAAGTTCATTTAACTAAGAGCACTCGTTGATTGATGTTGCTTTCTGCTTCTGATGTATTACACTGGACGTATCTTCATTTCTGCGTATTTAATGTTGTAATTACCTCCTGGAAGACTATACCAGCGGATGCTTTTATGATTAGTACTTCCCGCTGAGTAAAGTCCGTTTAAACTgacataataattataatgattgTACCACCAAGCTCCATGACAATACTGGGCCATGTTATGACTACCATTAAGGTCGTTGTCACGGTCTAATGTCGTAAATGACTGGTTCCTGAAGTATGCCATTCTATCAACCGCTGTGAAAAAGAAATCACGAGATAGAGATAAAAATGCATGATTATATCTACAATAATATTAAGTTATTTCCATACGGCATAAATTAAGAGGATTTTCATAGTAGAATTTGTGTAAGATTAATGAAACACTGTCatattaaacaaacattttctttaaatttttatttatttccaaacaaatgTCGTTTACACTGCTTGAGGAATTATTAGTGCCTTTGGATGAAACTGAACTAATATGGATttgctttattatatttttgtgttttttcccAACATTGTTAGTAAACCCGGATATATTTTATTGCAAACTGACCATCGCTTTACTATAATACTGGAACCCTTTTCGAAcgtaaattaataaatataataaatacggGACAAAATAGCTGAATTTAGAACCAGTTTGTTGTCAGTATCCAACTTTCACATCACACCTTATGGATTCATTTTTCTTCATGATACACACTATGTTTATTTCAAGTTATATATCATTGTGGGAATCGTCTTATggttttattattgtttatgaAGTCTATACAGAtttctaatttattttgtttattctcTTTTTGTTCTGTTTCCATAAGAACGAAGGTGATGCCTTTTAGATTATTAGAGAGGATGAAGAAAAAGTTATAGGATGATGGGCAGATGAAAAGGAAGTTGGAATAGGTTTGTTGTTATCAATTACAATGCATTCTGTCACTGTAGGTATATGTATCAACCCGAGTTCATTTAAGGTATATCTTTCAACATGAGTTCATTTTCGGAGCGCATTCATCATGGATTCCAACCACAGTTCTACCTGGCCAGGTTTCTTCCGATTTGATGACAAACAATGTACTATTTGAATTAAAATAGAGTCAGTAATTGACTATGACCGTCGGCTGTCTATGCTTGAGCTCCCAATGTTATCGATTATCAAACATGAGTATACTTTATTAAATTTCACATTCGAACACATTAAATGAAAcagatttatttaatatttctggATATTTTGGAGACAGTGTGCTCAGTGTGATAGCGTTGACGTGATGTATTcgtcttgttttttttgttttttttataacaacAGAAGTAGAGTATAACGGCCATTGCCCGGGAGGTTTGCAATGAATCGTTGCAAATGTATGCAATGTTATAGTAAAACATGTAAAAGAGATTGAATATCGGTTTTGAGCTGATCATTTCTAAAATGTCTGCGTATATGCTACATATTTGATGAATGGTTACAATCTTCTAATGGACTGACAAACTAAATACACGGGTACATTTAGGTAGTTATGCATAAATTGGTAGAGGCGTTCATAATTTCCTTGCTAATACTCAGtcctttgaaatatttgttttaaggtATTGATGCTGACAAGCAGAATCAACGAGGTTGTATATGTACGTACCTGTAGTGCTGGAGCTATCGTAGTCTCCAAGGCCAACTAAACGATATTTAGTCTTTTCATCGCTGATCCTAAACAGGTCGTACTTGGCAAAATAAGGATCTCCATTCACGTTGTTTAAATCAATGCGAAGCATGTAATCCTTTTGGTTAGTTAAGAGTgatattttatcgttgccaagCCAAAATTCCCTTTTCAGGAAACCAAAGCCATCTCTGTAATCATCCCAGTCTCTGTAAAATTCTACGGAACCATCGACCCGGCGTTGGAAGACCTGGTTTagtttcaaaagaaaaacatttcatatttggtttgaaaataaagaacaatGTGAACCATTAACGTTTGAGGATATGCTGTATTAGACCGAGTGTAGTTAGTGTTTTAATGGTGCGTCTAACGTTGAACAGATACAATAGCCTGTGCATCATTTACATTATTCTTTTTCTAATAGAATACATTGGTATCATATCACTTTAGCTCATATTGCAGTAATATGGCTGTAGACACATTTGAAGGTAGCGAAAAACTGTCTCGCTATAAGAGAAAACAATCATACTTAAGATTGTTAAAGGTTACTCGTGCAGTTTTGTTAAGCGTTATTAGAAATAAATATCTAAGACGgtaaatttgaaactaagtAACGTTTTCCTGAGAATTTCCTTACCGAACGAATCAGCCCCTGTAACACACATAATCTGTATCAAGGAATCGCTTTTTAATGAACcaataaagtataaaatatcaaaatactgCAGCAGGCACGCTAAGTAGAAATTAATTAAGGcttatattatgttatgttcttACCGTCCAGCCTCCCCCGTCAATTGAGTTATTACAGTAAACTTGAAAAGGTTCATTGGCTCCATCTGGCTTAATCAGATAAATTCCAGATTCAGAGGAACTCCCTTCACATTGGTCGTAAACTTCTTTACAATCTCGAGGATATTCTGGCTCTTGGTAGAAAAAGTAGGAGGAGTCTGAAGTAATGAAAGGAAAAAACTTCAAGTTGTAAGAAATGGATGCGATCATGTTTAAAGTGAACTACCGAACTCGATGTCCCGTTTACCGCTCTATCGATACAATTGGAAATTACGGtttgtaagaaaaaaagaaaaaaagctttCCAAATATTAAACATAACCTTCCATACATTTTTTTGGTGCTTGGAATAACACCATTGAAGTTAACGTCGTCAAATCGTAAAAAGGAACAACAAATATAGAGAGAAATCTTAAACGAAGTCACGGAATATCCCACCTCTTCCCCCGCAAGAAAAATAAATCCTGATAAGTTCTGGTAAAAAGgtcaattaaatttaaaacgACAAATAATTGCGTTCTTTCCCACCGCTGTGACAAACATTAAAATGCTTCTCAGCCAGTGTTAAAAGCGTGTTGCTTTTCGATTTTTAGACATTTTAGCTTTTTTTCACTAAATTACAAAAACCAGAGTACGCCTTTCCGTGAAGAAAAAATTATGACTTTAGGTAGTAGCTTTTAGTTCATATTAATTACTACATCATGAAACGTATTTACGTATATTAAGTATTAAGTATTAACGCATATTAACCCAAAATATGTGAAGACCACAAAAGCAGAAATCACCACTATTGTCAATCTAGATCATTAATATGACTGATCGATTAATACTGTTTTGATGATATTATTTGAAAACGGTTCTGAATATTAAGTGACATGAAtactatatatgtttttattcacCGATAGTTACTCTGTAATAATTGCTTCCTAAAAGCATGAAACCCAAagcaaaaatgtaaattaaactAAATGCTTACCGAAATTATAAATGAAGTAAactaatttaagaaaaaaaaaacatactgtcAGTTCTTTTTATTATAAGCCGTTTCCAGCCAGCTTTAAAAGTGGGTTAATTTTCGTTTTACAGTTAGTTTTCTAACTAAATTAAATAATCCACAGTACGTCTTTATGTGAAGAAAGCATTGCAAACACATCAAACAGTCGATGATGATATAAGGTAGTAGGTATTGGTACATagttgattaaaaaaaaaaaaaaaacggaagtGTAACGCATATTAAACAAACGTGTGTACCAAAAATCAAACGAAAATCACTATACATGTCAATCGAGTTACTGATATGAATGATTAATTAAGTTAGATTAATCATTTACTTCGATGGGTACctctaaaataaaaaataattaaattaaattgcatTCATACTTGTAATGGCCTTTGTTAAAACGTGACTTTTTTCCCCCAACAATTGAAATATGCGTGTAAAATAGTAGAAACAAAAAGGAATAATGATGATAAATTTTTCTTACCTCCAGTGCTTCTTTTGTTCCTTCCAGAATTTTCCCGTCCAACATTCTAAAATGGAGATATGAAAATTGACATTTGAAAGAATCAACATTCCGATATGCGGGATCGTCTCGTTTGTGAAGGCTACTCATCGCTGAAATCAAATCACGATTAGAAATTCAGTTTCAAATATTGTTAAGTACTGTTTATCTTTGATTAAAATCCAATGTAGTGAAACCAAGAATCGTTAACTTTGTCACCATTTAGGTAATCCTAATTCTTTCACTGACAGAGAGGCAATCAATTTGACCCCACTCGATTGACAATGTTTCTGTATTGTTCATATTAAGATCTCTCTGTTTGACTCATTTGTAGGAAACATTATGGGAAATCAATCGATTATTCCAACACTCTGTTCCAACACAGTTGAACTATAGGGTCTATAACGTGTGTATAGAACTTTCTGTAAGTCGTGActtattttaatgaaaacaaaacgtgGTTCTATTCTATACTGTGGTCTTTGTGTTTTTTGACGACAAACCTTAAATAAACAAAGTTGAAACTATTTTGATGACAGAATGACTGAATAAACAAATTACTTATTCAACGCCATTCTTGCCCTGTTTCCCGCCCTTATAATATATAACTTAGATAAAACAGTATAGTAGACGTTTTAATTTTCGCGACATGAAGTGAGAAAGGAATATGATTCCTTCCCGTAGGagaacaaaaaatcaaaattgaattcaatgagctttttgaaatgaaatgaatctAGAAAATACTAGTAAATTTGATAGCTTGAGACTAAGACAAACACACGGTTTTCTAGACGTtcataattttcataaatatatctcACATTAATGTTTGCGTCTGTGTATTAAAACGTAAATACGACTATCGTAGTGCTTAGCTGAGGTAATTATCGTTAAGTAAGTTAAGATTGATGAAAATATTACGAATTGACTTTCATGTACgtacaaatataatttgaattatCCTagttaatataatttaaaaaaatgttagaaAGTTCAGTGATTTATCTTCAATAGTACTAAGTGTGGTAAGTACTCTCACCGCTTGTTCTTTCAAGGTTCTGTTTGCTTAGTAAGTCTACCATTTTGACATTATggcatatatgatttatttgtaattaataaTCTAGAATACTCATTAAAATTCCCTCATAAACTACGACCACCAATACAATTTATGCATCATAATAATCAAACTTGTAATGGGTGCTTTACTGCCTTTCTCACGTTTTCAAATGTTTCCAAAGATAAAAGCCTATATTTTGACTGTTTAATGCAGACATAATTCCTTAAAATGTACATAAATGACTCCCTCGGTAGAATAAATAAGTTTCAGTAGTGCGTGTCCCGATTAGATATTTacaattttggtaaattttgttgtttggtttATTTGCAGAGTTAAACAAGCCGAATCAACTTTATTCTCTACTTGGTATGTTGGTCTGTGTTGATAGTAAgtttaatttatgaaatatagACTAAAGTAATTTACAGTTGGAAATATTATATACTGGTACTTGGTAGATTCACATCGAATGTAATCGattcaatatttacatcaaGAGTTTTAAATCAAGTGATTTATGagtatacttttttttattttaaggcaTCATTCCACAacatataatgtaaatataaagACGTTTTAAGTTTGATTGGTTGGTCTCGGTTTGTGTACAGTACCCTACCTCTCATAATTTACCTACGAATAGattaaatgtcaaatatgaaGGTCTAAACTATGTTTGTGCAGAAATATTGAAAGACTACATTCGGCAGCCCAAGTGTCAGGAGCGTtaacatttgttaaaattaataACTTATTGCTTTCCTAAGTAAGTAGTAGTCATTTAAGTATCAGGTTTTTAACTATTTGATTTCTTCATCGATTGTTAATCAGGTTACTTGCTATTTTGAAAGGTATACCTGAAAacacatttgtcaaatttatatatttcttggcGCAAAAATGGAGAATGCCCATCCAAGAATATCAGCAATCAAAGGCTTAGAACTGCTTACTGGGAAAATGAACATTATCATAACACGGACGTAATATTCGCTACCAAATTTCTTCCAAcagaatatataatatatatccaATGAAtgggaaataaatatttatttgagaGATAATTTAAAGACCACTATTATTAAACACGATACAACGGTGAcatgaaacatgatattttaCTCAGTCTCTAGAATAAATTTGTTTGATATACATTGTAGTAATACGGTGGACTTTGGCCAGACATATCCGAAGTTCATGTGGGTAATCTTGATGAAATTAAATCAAGAAGTTTCTTTTCAACTTGTTTTACTGCTATAAAAAAAGGAATTCTATCACGATTTCCTTGATGACATGTCAAGAAAGGAACGCGCTCAAAACACAGGAAAGAACAAACGACAATGTCGATTGATATAAACAATGAGCTCGCAatagaataaatatatttctagAATAACGGTTATATTTAGTAGCTATTAACATATGCCAAAATCGTTGCATTGTATATttatacaagtcaaaacaactttatttttttgtctgCTTTTGATGTGCTTTAGTCTTAAATGTAACTAATGgaatatatatttgacatttgAAATTATTGGATCTTATTTTCTTGATATAGAAGATAATCGTTTGAATATTTCCCGCAACTTAAGTTTTTATGATttatgagtatttttttttatgtaagacatcatttaaccatttaatcTAACTTACCTAATCCGATAATTAGATAGTGTTACGTTTTATCGATTGCTTCAAATAGTTCCTATTATTGTTTCAAGGCATTAAGTTATTGGTATTGCACTGTACCTTGTATCTAGCAAGTCACCTTCCATCatgtatttttaaatatatatttaaattgccGAAAATGGATATTGGAACTATATTTATACTATAGGAATGATGCACCAGCTTGGAAGCAAGTTAAAGATGGCTTAAGGAAAAATTTCAGTTAATCCTTGTTAAGGAATCCACAGTTATATCCTTACATATGATAATTATTTTCCCTTTTTAATGTTATCGATCATTGTTACAGTTTATTTGCTATGTTGTACGATATAATTAAATACCCGTTTGAAACGTGATCGTTTCCACGATATATCGGCAagccattgtcaattttaaattgCTTGTTGtattcgttaaaaaaaaaaaggaattcaTATCgttgttttaataaaataactgaTATTGTAACCCATTTTCAAACCCATGTCTATTTATGATATGGTGTACTAAGACGtcctatacattatatatagtttacaatGAGCACTCTCgattttcctttttaatatGTAGATTAAGTACAATATACcaatattttacaaacagaCAAATACATCAATTGAACACCGACAACAAACTCAAACAGCATGGTAAAGAACAACTGAAAAATCATATTTAGTTTAACAATTATTGTGTTAAAATATTCAACTTTAACTTGATAACAAGATGAAAGAAACTTACGGTTTCTGCCTGAAAAGCTGGAAGTTGAGAGAAGAGtc
This window of the Apostichopus japonicus isolate 1M-3 chromosome 9, ASM3797524v1, whole genome shotgun sequence genome carries:
- the LOC139972995 gene encoding fibrinogen-like protein A, coding for MQFILTFCVLGLFSQLPAFQAETNVGRENSGRNKRSTGDSSYFFYQEPEYPRDCKEVYDQCEGSSSESGIYLIKPDGANEPFQVYCNNSIDGGGWTVFQRRVDGSVEFYRDWDDYRDGFGFLKREFWLGNDKISLLTNQKDYMLRIDLNNVNGDPYFAKYDLFRISDEKTKYRLVGLGDYDSSSTTAVDRMAYFRNQSFTTLDRDNDLNGSHNMAQYCHGAWWYNHYNYYVSLNGLYSAGSTNHKSIRWYSLPGGNYNIKYAEMKIRPV